A single Anatilimnocola floriformis DNA region contains:
- the preA gene encoding NAD-dependent dihydropyrimidine dehydrogenase subunit PreA: MPTLATTVDGLKLPNPFVIGSGPPGTNGNVIGKAFDEGWGAVIAKTISLDASKVINVQPRYARLRSDSGQIIGWQNIELISDRSFDVWIDEFKRLKDKYPDGCVIASIMEEYNKDRWCEIVERVQATGVAAFELNFSCPHGLPERKMGSAMGQDCALMEEVCRWVMSVAKIPVWAKLTPNITHIDETAIAALRGGCQGVSAINTILSVTSVDLDTLRPEPCVEGYSTPGGYSCVAVKPIALRMVKECAEAIRAHYPDRSLSGIGGIETGADAAQFILLGADTVQVCTGVMKVGYDCVKKMKDDLLAFMDKHKFETISDFKGHSLQYFTTHSDLVKRQAEARAAAKAKTSGVVTKDTEWHGDAFVKQSDALASN, from the coding sequence ATGCCTACGCTCGCCACCACCGTCGATGGTTTGAAACTCCCCAACCCCTTTGTGATCGGCAGCGGACCGCCGGGTACGAACGGCAACGTCATCGGCAAAGCGTTTGACGAAGGCTGGGGCGCGGTGATCGCCAAGACGATCTCGCTCGATGCCTCGAAGGTCATCAACGTCCAGCCGCGGTATGCCCGCCTGCGATCCGATAGTGGTCAAATTATCGGTTGGCAGAATATCGAACTGATTTCTGATAGGTCGTTCGACGTTTGGATCGACGAGTTCAAACGCCTGAAAGATAAGTATCCCGACGGCTGCGTCATTGCTTCGATCATGGAGGAATACAACAAGGACCGTTGGTGCGAAATCGTCGAGCGCGTGCAAGCCACTGGCGTGGCTGCGTTCGAACTCAACTTCTCATGCCCGCACGGATTGCCCGAGCGCAAAATGGGCTCCGCGATGGGCCAGGATTGTGCGCTGATGGAAGAAGTTTGTCGCTGGGTGATGAGCGTCGCGAAAATTCCCGTCTGGGCCAAGCTCACGCCGAATATCACGCACATCGACGAAACCGCCATCGCAGCTCTCCGCGGCGGTTGCCAGGGAGTAAGCGCGATCAACACAATTTTGTCCGTGACGAGCGTCGATCTCGACACGCTACGGCCTGAACCGTGTGTGGAAGGGTACAGCACGCCCGGCGGTTATAGCTGTGTAGCCGTGAAACCGATCGCGCTGCGGATGGTGAAGGAATGCGCCGAAGCGATTCGCGCGCACTATCCCGATCGCAGCCTGAGCGGCATCGGTGGAATCGAAACCGGCGCGGATGCAGCCCAGTTCATTCTCCTTGGCGCCGACACGGTGCAGGTTTGTACCGGCGTGATGAAGGTCGGTTACGACTGCGTGAAGAAGATGAAGGACGACTTGCTGGCCTTCATGGACAAGCACAAGTTTGAAACGATCAGCGACTTCAAGGGGCACAGCCTGCAGTACTTCACGACTCACTCAGACCTGGTAAAGCGGCAAGCTGAAGCCCGCGCCGCTGCCAAGGCGAAGACCAGCGGTGTGGTCACGAAGGACACCGAATGGCACGGCGATGCGTTCGTGAAGCAGAGTGATGCGCTGGCGAGTAACTAG
- a CDS encoding NCS1 family nucleobase:cation symporter-1: MKSTTTTAAAPTIHHADFVELHEDVSHSPLWNADLAPTTLAQRTWSTWHIAALWIGMSVVITTYQLAGGMISAGMTWWQALITILLGNTIVLIPMCLNAHAGTKYGVSFPVLLRSSFGTVGANVPAMLRAIVACGWFGIQTWIGGEAMDVLIGMMFPGWKTLTTELIGLQLHTWLALLLFWGVEVYFIIAGLEQIKHLESWGSPLLLIGGLALLGWCVWKAGGIGPVLEGSVKLQKEQHNFWAIFPLSLTGAVGYWATLSTNIPDFTRYARSQKSQMLGQALGLPTTMTLFAFIGIAVTSATVIIYGYPIPSPVDLMAKFNSIAIVLFATLIIFLAQLTTNLAANVVSPSNDFSNLNPRLISYMTGGLITAVIGMLMMPWKLMGDYFIGVWLVGYSGLMGAIGGIMICDYWVLRRQQLNLKELFEPKGRYSFSGGVNWRAIAALVLGIAPCLPGFLHAATHGKIAPPEFLKVIYQYAWFVTFGLGFVLYWLLMLGHPSVAADLEER, encoded by the coding sequence ATGAAATCAACCACGACCACGGCAGCTGCGCCCACGATTCACCACGCTGATTTTGTCGAACTGCACGAAGACGTTTCGCATTCGCCGCTGTGGAACGCCGATCTCGCGCCGACGACGCTGGCTCAGCGCACCTGGAGCACCTGGCACATCGCCGCGCTGTGGATCGGCATGAGCGTGGTCATCACCACCTATCAACTGGCCGGCGGCATGATCAGCGCGGGGATGACCTGGTGGCAGGCGCTGATCACTATTCTGCTCGGCAACACGATCGTGCTGATTCCGATGTGCCTCAATGCGCACGCGGGGACGAAGTACGGCGTGTCGTTTCCGGTTTTGCTCCGTTCGTCGTTCGGCACCGTCGGCGCGAATGTTCCAGCCATGCTGCGGGCCATTGTCGCTTGCGGCTGGTTCGGCATTCAAACCTGGATCGGCGGCGAAGCCATGGACGTCCTCATCGGCATGATGTTTCCCGGCTGGAAAACACTGACGACGGAGCTCATCGGTCTGCAGCTGCATACTTGGCTGGCGCTGCTGCTGTTTTGGGGCGTGGAAGTTTATTTCATCATCGCGGGCCTCGAGCAAATCAAGCATCTGGAAAGTTGGGGCTCGCCGCTATTGCTCATCGGCGGATTGGCGCTGCTCGGTTGGTGCGTGTGGAAAGCAGGTGGCATCGGCCCCGTCCTTGAAGGCTCAGTGAAGCTGCAAAAAGAGCAACACAACTTCTGGGCGATCTTTCCGCTGTCATTAACCGGTGCGGTGGGCTATTGGGCCACACTCTCCACGAACATTCCCGACTTTACGCGCTATGCTCGTTCGCAAAAATCACAGATGCTCGGCCAGGCACTTGGCTTGCCGACGACGATGACGCTGTTCGCCTTTATCGGCATCGCGGTGACGAGCGCGACGGTCATCATTTACGGCTATCCGATTCCGAGCCCCGTCGATCTCATGGCGAAGTTCAACAGCATCGCCATCGTCCTCTTCGCCACGCTGATTATCTTTCTCGCGCAGCTGACGACCAATCTAGCCGCGAACGTGGTTTCACCGAGCAACGATTTTTCCAATCTCAATCCGCGACTCATCAGCTATATGACGGGCGGCCTGATCACAGCTGTCATCGGCATGCTGATGATGCCGTGGAAGTTGATGGGAGATTATTTCATCGGCGTGTGGCTGGTGGGTTACTCCGGCCTGATGGGAGCGATCGGCGGGATCATGATTTGCGATTACTGGGTGCTGCGACGACAGCAACTGAATTTGAAAGAACTCTTCGAACCCAAAGGCAGATACTCTTTTTCCGGCGGTGTGAATTGGCGGGCAATTGCCGCGTTGGTTCTCGGGATTGCGCCTTGCTTGCCGGGATTTCTGCATGCGGCGACCCACGGAAAAATCGCTCCGCCGGAATTTCTCAAGGTAATTTATCAATACGCTTGGTTTGTCACGTTTGGGCTTGGTTTTGTGTTGTACTGGCTGCTGATGCTCGGTCATCCGAGCGTCGCCGCCGATCTTGAAGAGAGGTAA
- the hydA gene encoding dihydropyrimidinase, producing MKTLIKNGRIITATDDYFADVLIDGETVSMIGKNLPVPADKTIDATGKLVIPGSIDPHVHMQLPFGGTVSSDDFESGTRAAAFGGTTSIIDFAIQYHGKTFAETIDDWNAKSEGKCAIDYSYHLAITEYESRHKPEFKKIIDAGITTFKLFMAYPGVFMIDDQTMFRVMQSAGEAGGMTLVHAENGDAITQLINNLLAEGKVEPKYHAQSRPPSMQADGVARAVRVAEVAKAPVFIVHVSCEAAMKELQRSRDEGFPAYGETCTQYLFLDETYYDKPDFEGAKYVFTPPLVGRENIEPLWKGLKLGYLQEVSTDHCPFNFKGQKELGRGDFTKIPNGGPGVEDRLSLVYDGAMKRGFSLNKWVEITSTASAKMFGMFPKKGTIAVGSDADIVLFDPNVERTLSAKTHHMNCDYSLFEGWKIKGNPDVVLSRGKVIVDHGKYTGRAGDGRFIRRGPCAQM from the coding sequence ATGAAAACACTCATTAAAAACGGCCGGATCATCACCGCCACCGACGACTACTTTGCCGATGTGCTGATCGACGGCGAAACGGTCAGCATGATCGGCAAGAATTTGCCGGTGCCCGCCGATAAGACGATCGATGCGACGGGCAAGCTCGTCATTCCGGGCAGCATCGATCCGCACGTTCACATGCAGTTGCCGTTTGGCGGCACCGTGTCGAGCGATGATTTTGAAAGTGGCACGCGGGCCGCGGCGTTTGGTGGTACGACATCGATTATCGATTTCGCCATTCAATATCATGGCAAAACGTTCGCCGAGACGATCGACGATTGGAATGCCAAGAGCGAAGGAAAGTGCGCGATCGACTATAGCTATCACCTGGCCATCACCGAGTACGAGTCCCGGCACAAACCCGAATTCAAAAAGATCATCGACGCCGGCATCACCACGTTCAAACTCTTCATGGCGTATCCCGGCGTCTTCATGATCGACGATCAGACGATGTTCCGCGTCATGCAGTCTGCAGGCGAAGCTGGCGGCATGACCCTCGTGCATGCTGAGAACGGCGATGCGATCACGCAACTGATTAACAATCTGCTTGCCGAAGGCAAAGTCGAGCCGAAGTATCACGCGCAGTCGCGGCCGCCGAGCATGCAAGCCGATGGCGTGGCTCGCGCGGTGCGTGTGGCCGAAGTAGCGAAGGCACCAGTTTTCATCGTGCATGTGAGCTGCGAAGCGGCGATGAAAGAACTGCAGCGCTCGCGCGACGAAGGCTTTCCGGCGTACGGCGAAACCTGTACGCAGTATTTGTTTCTCGATGAGACGTATTACGACAAGCCGGACTTCGAAGGGGCCAAGTACGTCTTCACGCCTCCACTTGTCGGCCGCGAAAACATCGAGCCACTATGGAAGGGGCTCAAGCTCGGCTATTTGCAGGAAGTGTCGACCGACCATTGTCCGTTCAATTTCAAAGGTCAAAAAGAACTAGGCCGTGGCGATTTCACGAAGATCCCCAACGGCGGGCCCGGCGTCGAAGATCGTTTGTCGCTCGTGTACGACGGCGCGATGAAACGCGGCTTCAGTTTGAACAAATGGGTCGAAATCACTTCGACCGCCAGCGCAAAAATGTTCGGCATGTTCCCCAAGAAGGGAACGATCGCTGTCGGCAGCGATGCGGACATTGTCCTCTTCGATCCGAACGTCGAGAGGACGCTGAGCGCGAAGACGCACCACATGAATTGCGACTACAGCTTGTTCGAAGGGTGGAAAATCAAGGGAAATCCCGACGTTGTTCTCTCTCGCGGCAAGGTGATTGTCGATCACGGCAAGTACACGGGGCGGGCCGGTGATGGTCGGTTTATCCGCCGTGGCCCTTGCGCTCAGATGTAG
- a CDS encoding aspartate aminotransferase family protein, which translates to MSDAVRKHREFLFPAVAMYYQEPIELVRGEGNYVWDSTGKRYLDAFGGVLTVSVGHANPKVVEAIVNQVKQISHTSTLYASAPQSNLAEKLASIAPADLKKTFFTSSGTEANETAMNAARTATGRLDIITLRHSYSGRSLQTLAGCGQSGWKKIPLPVAGIKHAHAPYCYRCPFGAKDNSNCSLECANDIEELIQTETCGEIAAFMAETIIGSGGFIVPPPGYFERATAIAKKYGGLFIADEVQTAWGRTGQHWWGIEHWNAKPDIMCSAKGMGNGAPVAMTIATPAVADKFPGITFATFGGNPVSMEACRATLSVIEDNNLLENCKVTGAYLGERFKELKEKHPLIGDARGLGMMQALELVLDRKTKTPAPQAVIAVFEECKKRGVLLGKGGVYGNVIRTGLMLNAGKSQVDELVEAIDAGLTVAAKG; encoded by the coding sequence ATGAGCGACGCCGTCCGCAAGCACCGCGAGTTTCTCTTTCCCGCCGTGGCCATGTACTACCAGGAGCCGATTGAGCTCGTGCGTGGTGAAGGGAACTACGTCTGGGATAGCACCGGCAAACGTTACCTCGATGCGTTCGGCGGCGTGCTGACGGTGAGCGTCGGCCATGCCAACCCGAAGGTGGTCGAAGCCATCGTCAATCAGGTGAAACAAATAAGCCACACGTCGACCCTGTATGCAAGCGCGCCGCAGTCGAACCTGGCCGAAAAGCTGGCCTCGATCGCACCAGCCGACTTGAAGAAAACGTTCTTCACCAGCAGCGGTACCGAAGCCAACGAAACGGCGATGAACGCCGCCCGCACGGCGACCGGCCGGCTCGACATCATCACGCTGCGGCACAGCTATTCGGGCCGCAGTTTGCAAACGCTGGCCGGTTGCGGGCAGAGCGGCTGGAAGAAAATTCCGCTGCCGGTCGCGGGGATCAAGCACGCTCACGCGCCGTACTGTTATCGCTGTCCGTTCGGTGCGAAGGACAACAGCAACTGCAGCCTCGAATGTGCGAACGACATCGAAGAGCTGATTCAAACGGAAACCTGCGGCGAGATCGCGGCCTTCATGGCCGAGACGATCATCGGCTCGGGCGGTTTCATCGTGCCGCCGCCGGGATATTTTGAACGAGCCACTGCCATCGCGAAAAAGTACGGCGGGCTGTTCATCGCCGACGAAGTGCAAACGGCGTGGGGCCGCACCGGTCAGCACTGGTGGGGCATCGAACACTGGAACGCGAAGCCCGACATCATGTGTAGCGCGAAAGGGATGGGCAACGGTGCGCCGGTCGCCATGACCATCGCCACGCCTGCTGTTGCCGATAAATTCCCCGGTATCACGTTCGCGACGTTCGGCGGCAATCCGGTTTCGATGGAAGCTTGTCGCGCGACGCTGTCCGTTATTGAGGACAACAACCTGCTCGAGAATTGCAAAGTCACCGGCGCTTATCTCGGTGAACGATTCAAAGAGCTGAAGGAAAAGCATCCGCTGATCGGCGACGCTCGCGGCCTCGGCATGATGCAGGCGCTGGAACTTGTTTTGGATCGCAAGACGAAGACCCCCGCGCCGCAAGCGGTCATCGCGGTGTTCGAAGAGTGCAAGAAGCGGGGCGTACTGCTCGGCAAGGGCGGCGTGTATGGCAACGTCATTCGCACTGGTTTGATGCTGAACGCGGGGAAGTCGCAGGTGGATGAACTGGTCGAGGCGATCGATGCAGGTTTGACCGTAGCGGCGAAGGGTTGA
- a CDS encoding CoA-acylating methylmalonate-semialdehyde dehydrogenase, translating to MSTAAPPAAPPTIPILSGGKWTQSKSTRTSDVFNPSTGQVIAKVPLCSKSEADDVVKAAADAGPAWAATPVVERARVLFKFRELLMQRFDEVARLVTREHGKTLAEARASVQRGVEVVEFACGIPSLLMGQTLPDVARNVDCETVRHPLGVCVGITPFNFPAMVPMWMFPVAICCGNTFVLKPSEKVPLSANFMGELLTEAGLPPGVFNIVHGDKEVVDALLTHELVRAVSFVGSTGIAKYVYEMGTKHGKRVQSAGGAKNHLIIMPDADLDQAVAALQASAFGCAGERCMAGSIAVPVGDVAGRFVDRLCEKASKMTVGPTDTGAEVDMGPLITAAHRDRVAGYLDVAQKEGATVALDGRKDLPTSGFFVRPSVVDMVQPEMQLARDEIFGPVLSVVRANSLEQALAVGKKCPFGNGASIFTNSGYAARQFKQHFNAGMIGINVGVPAPMAWFPFTGWNQSFFGDLHVQGLEGIQFYTQGKTITTRWFATAAESHADPIWRSK from the coding sequence ATGTCAACTGCCGCGCCCCCTGCTGCTCCTCCGACCATCCCCATTCTTTCCGGCGGCAAGTGGACGCAGTCGAAGTCGACGCGGACCTCCGACGTCTTCAATCCCTCGACGGGACAGGTCATCGCGAAGGTGCCGTTGTGCTCGAAGAGCGAAGCCGACGATGTGGTAAAAGCAGCCGCCGATGCCGGACCGGCCTGGGCAGCGACACCGGTGGTCGAACGTGCTCGAGTGTTATTCAAATTTCGTGAACTGCTGATGCAGCGGTTCGATGAAGTCGCGCGGCTGGTGACGCGCGAACATGGCAAGACTTTGGCCGAGGCGCGGGCCAGTGTGCAACGCGGCGTCGAGGTCGTCGAGTTCGCCTGCGGCATTCCGAGCTTGCTGATGGGACAGACGCTGCCTGATGTCGCGCGCAACGTCGATTGCGAAACAGTGCGCCACCCGCTCGGCGTGTGCGTCGGCATCACGCCGTTCAATTTTCCCGCCATGGTGCCGATGTGGATGTTTCCCGTCGCCATCTGCTGCGGCAACACGTTTGTCTTGAAGCCGAGCGAAAAAGTGCCGCTGTCGGCAAATTTCATGGGGGAGCTGCTGACGGAAGCCGGTTTGCCGCCGGGTGTGTTCAACATCGTGCATGGCGACAAAGAAGTCGTCGATGCGCTGCTGACGCATGAGCTCGTCCGCGCGGTTTCGTTTGTTGGTTCGACAGGTATCGCGAAGTACGTTTATGAAATGGGAACGAAGCACGGCAAACGCGTGCAATCGGCCGGCGGCGCCAAGAATCATCTCATCATCATGCCCGACGCCGATCTCGACCAGGCCGTTGCCGCGCTGCAAGCATCGGCCTTCGGCTGCGCCGGTGAACGTTGCATGGCCGGTTCGATTGCGGTTCCCGTTGGTGACGTTGCGGGCCGGTTTGTCGATCGCCTCTGCGAAAAAGCCAGCAAGATGACAGTTGGCCCGACTGACACTGGCGCCGAGGTCGACATGGGGCCGCTGATCACGGCAGCCCATCGCGACCGGGTGGCTGGTTATCTCGATGTCGCGCAAAAAGAAGGAGCGACCGTCGCGCTCGACGGTCGCAAAGATCTGCCGACGAGTGGCTTTTTTGTGCGGCCTTCCGTCGTCGACATGGTTCAGCCCGAGATGCAACTGGCTCGCGACGAAATATTTGGACCGGTACTTTCCGTCGTCCGCGCGAACTCGCTCGAACAAGCGCTGGCCGTCGGCAAGAAATGTCCCTTCGGCAATGGCGCGTCGATTTTCACGAATAGTGGTTACGCTGCGCGGCAGTTCAAGCAGCATTTCAATGCCGGCATGATCGGCATCAACGTCGGCGTCCCTGCGCCGATGGCTTGGTTTCCGTTCACCGGTTGGAATCAATCCTTCTTCGGCGACCTGCATGTACAAGGGCTTGAGGGGATTCAGTTTTATACGCAAGGGAAGACCATCACGACGCGGTGGTTTGCGACCGCAGCGGAGTCGCATGCCGATCCGATTTGGCGATCAAAGTGA
- a CDS encoding Zn-dependent hydrolase, protein MLNPARTVVELKELRALTGDENGAQRVAFTETWVKARNWFKEKLKELPVEVHQDAAGNLWATLKGKSSKELLIGGHIDSVPNGGWLDGCLNVVAGLEVLRRIAAEGVPPVTIRLVDWCDEEGARFGRSLFGSSAASGALVPDDVRNLTDRQGVKLVDAVAPHGIDLDRALDAQQELKNAAAYLELHIEQGPVLESLDLPMGVVLGTFGVERHTITFKGQAAHSGSTPMTHRRDALGGVSKLHLAIREIAIEHGGVCTVGKVTTEPGIVTAVVGEATMTLDQRHLDAAALEKMYVAAKAASERIAQDEKIEVNWKTLWRIQPFPFHPRLIELCDAAIQETCGTVHRLPSGPLHDAAEVCRAGVPTIMLFVQSLRGISHNKIEDTREEHLELSVAALDRLATKTIAWLSQ, encoded by the coding sequence ATGCTCAACCCCGCTCGCACCGTCGTTGAACTCAAAGAACTCCGCGCACTGACTGGTGATGAAAACGGCGCGCAGCGCGTGGCATTCACCGAGACTTGGGTCAAAGCGCGAAATTGGTTTAAAGAGAAGCTGAAGGAATTGCCCGTTGAGGTGCATCAAGATGCAGCGGGTAATCTCTGGGCGACGCTGAAAGGCAAATCGTCGAAGGAATTATTGATCGGGGGCCATATCGATTCGGTGCCGAACGGCGGTTGGCTCGATGGTTGTTTGAATGTCGTCGCCGGACTCGAAGTGCTGCGGCGGATTGCTGCCGAAGGCGTGCCGCCGGTGACGATTCGCCTGGTCGATTGGTGCGATGAAGAAGGAGCGAGATTCGGCCGCAGCTTGTTCGGCTCTAGTGCAGCGAGTGGTGCTCTCGTGCCCGATGACGTTCGCAATCTAACCGATCGGCAAGGTGTGAAGCTCGTCGATGCGGTCGCGCCGCATGGCATCGATCTCGATCGCGCGCTCGATGCCCAACAGGAACTGAAGAACGCCGCCGCTTATCTGGAACTCCACATCGAACAAGGTCCGGTCCTTGAAAGCCTCGACCTGCCGATGGGCGTCGTCCTTGGCACGTTCGGCGTCGAGCGGCACACCATTACCTTCAAGGGCCAGGCCGCGCACTCCGGTTCCACGCCGATGACGCATCGGCGCGATGCGCTCGGTGGCGTTTCGAAACTGCATCTGGCGATTCGTGAGATTGCCATCGAGCACGGCGGCGTGTGTACGGTCGGCAAAGTAACCACCGAACCAGGCATCGTGACGGCCGTTGTCGGCGAAGCGACGATGACGCTCGATCAGCGGCATCTGGATGCGGCTGCGCTTGAAAAGATGTATGTCGCAGCCAAGGCAGCCAGCGAGCGAATCGCCCAGGATGAGAAAATCGAAGTCAACTGGAAAACACTGTGGCGGATTCAGCCGTTTCCGTTTCATCCTCGCTTGATTGAGCTGTGCGACGCGGCGATCCAAGAAACTTGCGGCACGGTCCATCGCCTGCCGAGCGGGCCGCTGCACGATGCTGCGGAAGTCTGCCGCGCCGGCGTGCCGACGATCATGCTCTTCGTGCAAAGCCTTCGCGGCATCAGCCACAACAAAATCGAAGACACCCGCGAAGAGCATCTCGAACTATCGGTCGCGGCCCTCGACCGGCTGGCAACGAAAACGATCGCCTGGCTCAGCCAGTGA